Proteins co-encoded in one Aspergillus luchuensis IFO 4308 DNA, chromosome 6, nearly complete sequence genomic window:
- a CDS encoding FAD-binding oxidoreductase (CAZy:AA7;~COG:C;~EggNog:ENOG410PINF;~InterPro:IPR016166,IPR006094,IPR036318;~PFAM:PF01565;~SECRETED:SignalP(1-20);~go_function: GO:0016491 - oxidoreductase activity [Evidence IEA];~go_function: GO:0050660 - flavin adenine dinucleotide binding [Evidence IEA];~go_function: GO:0071949 - FAD binding [Evidence IEA];~go_process: GO:0055114 - oxidation-reduction process [Evidence IEA]) gives MFLSLLVAAAFLAIPSAGRAPSNCCASLVTSLGSKISYPSSTSYNKSIQSYWSQQEQSISPACVLSATSSQDVSTALKLLTSGDCKFAVRSGGHAAIAGHANIQDGVTIDLTALNHIVPSADHLSVSIGPGNTWGRVYTALDGLNVSVPGGRDSPVGVGGLTLGGGFGYFATLAGFACDNLLQYEVVLASGEIVQATSQKNHDLWLALKGGSSNFGIVTNFNFQTFPLGGVWGGDAYFAISTVNQQLSALYNFTANRNYDRQAGLMVNLAYTPSTGPILTNTYAYAAPVAYPTAFEEFTAIPQLSNTTQISSLATLAIAEGSASPNGYQQITFAVTVKNSIPMLKSLFELWNASSNAVAGIAGIEWTITLAPIVPAITSQSARKGGNVLGLDDLPSEGLILAILSATFDSVTDYDFVDDAAQRLADNIVTAAKHAGAYNDYVDVNHAAAWQDPIASYGSDNIAFLKRTAEQYDPEAVFQNLMPGGFKL, from the exons ATGTTCCTCTCCCTGCTTGTAGCTGCGGCATTTCTGGCTATACCTTCAGCCGGTCGCGCACCATCTAACTGC TGTGCAAGCCTGGTCACCTCATTGGGCTCCAAAATCTCGTATCCCAGTAGTACTTCCTACAACAAGTCAATTCAATCATACTGGTCTCAGCAGGAGCAGTCAATTTCACCCGCTTGCGTGCTGTCCGCAACCTCCTCTCAGGATGTGTCTACAGCACTCAAACTGCTTACTTCGGGAGACTGCAAGTTTGCAGTTCGGAGTGGTGGCCATGCTGCCATTGCAGGGCACGCTAATATCCAAGATGGTGTCACCATTGACCTCACAGCCCTGAATCATATTGTCCCTTCAGCGGATCACTTGTCTGTGTCAATTGGGCCTGGCAACACCTGGGGCAGGGTGTACACTGCATTGGATGGACTCAATGTCTCGGTACCTGGCGGGCGCGACAGCCCAGTAGGCGTTGGGGGCCTGACTCTAGGAG GTGGATTCGGCTACTTCGCAACACTGGCGGGCTTCGCATGCGACAACCTTCTACAATACGAGGTCGTGCTCGCTAGCGGCGAGATTGTTCAGGCGACGAGTCAAAAGAACCACGACCTCTGGCTAGCTCTGAAGGGCGGCTCCAGCAACTTTGGGATCGTCACCAACTTCAACTTCCAGACCTTCCCACTGGGTGGTGTTTGGGGAGGCGATGCCTACTTCGCCATTAGCACAGTAAACCAGCAACTGTCGGCTTTGTATAACTTCACCGCCAACCGAAACTACGACCGCCAGGCGGGCCTGATGGTTAATCTAGCCTACACCCCCTCGACGGGGCCAATACTAACCAACACATACGCCTATGCAGCGCCAGTAGCCTACCCTACCGCTTTTGAAGAGTTTACTGCCATCCCGCAGCTCTCCAACACCACGCAGATCTCCAGCTTAGCTACTTTAGCCATAGCCGAGGGTTCCGCATCGCCAAACGGCTATCAACAAATCACTTTTGCGGTGACAGTCAAGAACAGCATCCCGATGCTGAAGTCACTCTTCGAGCTGTGGAACGCCAGCAGCAATGCTGTGGCTGGCATCGCCGGCATCGAATGGACCATCACCCTGGCCCCCATTGTCCCCGCCATCACCAGCCAGAGCGCCCGCAAGGGCGGCAATGTGCTCGGCCTAGACGATCTGCCGTCCGAGGGTTTGATATTGGCCATTCTGTCTGCGACCTTCGACTCCGTCACTGACTACGACTTCGTTGATGACGCCGCACAACGTCTCGCGGATAACATCGTGACTGCCGCGAAGCATGCGGGTGCTTACAATGACTACGTGGATGTCAACCACGCCGCGGCTTGGCAGGACCCGATCGCTAGCTACGGCAGCGATAATATAGCGTTTCTGAAGAGGACGGCTGAACAGTATGACCCTGAGGCTGTTTTTCAGAATCTGATGCCCGGTGGATTCAAGCTCTAG
- a CDS encoding zinc-dependent alcohol dehydrogenase family protein (COG:Q;~EggNog:ENOG410PIQ2;~InterPro:IPR013149,IPR036291,IPR011032,IPR020843;~PFAM:PF00107,PF13602;~go_function: GO:0016491 - oxidoreductase activity [Evidence IEA];~go_process: GO:0055114 - oxidation-reduction process [Evidence IEA]) → MQHYISHFDGIDGLKKEDVPMPSPGPDQVLVQIRAISLNYRDTEVINGEYNHHRAIKQVPSIMPCSDILGLPQQGVLATHRVFAEDALIEAPRHMSDEEACTLPIASVTAWMAINGTRPLGQNGGRGEYILLQGTGGVSIAGLQIAKASGAKVIITSSSDGKLARAKDLGADFGINYRETPEWANEVMEITNGHGADIILETGGSQTMDQSFACAAYGGLINCIGYTSRKTQASGEQKNVNLLTLSRSLTLKGFVNGPTDRFEELIKFEERHGIHPVICKVFPFSQARDAFKYLESGSHFGKVVIRV, encoded by the exons ATGCAACATTACATCTCTCACTTCGACGGCATCGACGGCctcaagaaagaagatgtgCCAATGCCATCACCCGGACCAGACCAGGTCCTCGTCCAGATCCGTGCTATATCACTAAACTATCGCGATACGGAAG TAATCAACGGCGAATATAACCATCACCGCGCAATCAAGCAAGTGCCAAGCATCATGCCCTGTTCAGACAT TTTGGGCCTCCCTCAGCAAGGTGTTCTAGCAACGCATCGTGTGTTCGCGGAGGATGCCTTGATCGAGGCACCCAGGCACatgagtgatgaggaggcaTGCACGCTGCCAATCGCGAGCGTTACGGCGTGGATGGCGATCAATGGGACGCGACCGTTGGGACAGAATGGGGGTCGGGGAGAGTacattcttcttcagggaACCGGAGGTGTTAGTATCGCTGGATTGCAAATCGCGAAGGCGTCTGGAGCGAAGG TCATAATTACTTCCTCGTCTGATGGAAAACTAGCCAGGGCCAAGGACCTCGGGGCAGACTTTGGTATCAATTATCGTGAAACGCCGGAATGGGCTAATGAGGTTATGGAGATCACGAACGGACATGGCGCGGATATTATTCTCGAAACGGGTGGGTCGCAGACGATGGATCAGAGCTTTGCGTGTGCTGCGTACGGTGGGCTGATTAACTGCATTGGGTATACTTCTAGGAAAACTCAAGCTTCTGGAGAGCAGAAGAATGTTAATCTTCTCACCCTGAGTCGCAGCTTGACTTTGAAGGGATTTGTTAATGGACCAACTGATCGATTCGAGGAGTTGATCAAGTTTGAGGAGAGACACGGGATTCATCCTGTCATCTGCAAGGTGTTCCCATTCAGCCAGGCAAGAGATGCTTTCAAGTATCTGGAAAGCGGCTCGCATTTTGGAAAGGTTGTCATTCGAGTTTAG
- a CDS encoding uncharacterized protein (COG:S;~EggNog:ENOG410PVKC;~InterPro:IPR036291,IPR001509;~PFAM:PF01370;~go_function: GO:0003824 - catalytic activity [Evidence IEA]), giving the protein MSHNILITGASGYLGGTLLARWKKANLPPYGKLYALVRSKDQENQVRKLYGAEPIVLNVDDHETVTQTIIDRETTIVYYLIDAYTAKHQPAFIKGLGEVRKRTGKDVHFLHTTGSKQFSRHAGVSVDQALLDTDPKLYDIQKGAQSKHYFVAESANTNATIIDTAEAHDVRSYIFAPCLVYGQGAGFSNQTSIQDVDIVRCAVKLRRVYKVDTDDPIWPVCHISDTTELYLHILRKILLGEGIGDGKHGFFLAASGSVPWNKVYCAMAKALAKRGLVDDEDVVQADDQVLEKMGEALGVAPDEVQVLLGGRCMFTAEHGRRIGWEPMYPPQHILDVADDEVALIMKGLERGNKRPDIR; this is encoded by the exons ATGTcccacaacatcctcatcaccggaGCCTCCGGCTACCTAGGAGGCACCCTCCTAGCACggtggaagaaggccaaCCTTCCACCATACGGCAAATTATACGCACTGGTCAGATCAAAGGACCAAGAAAACCAAGTTCGGAAATTATATGGTGCGGAGCCCATTGTCCTCAATGTCGACGATCATGAAACTGTTACCCAGACTATCATCGACAGAGAAACCACCATTGTCTACTACCTCATCGACGCCTACACTGCAAAGCACCAGCCCGCATTCATTAAAGGCTTAGGAGAGGTCAGGAAAAGAACAGGAAAAGACGTGCACTTTCTGCACACGACTGGCTCAAAGCAATTCAGCCGACATGCGGGTGTCTCCGTCGATCAGGCACTGTTAGATACTGATCCGAAGCTTTATGATATCCAGAAGGGGGCGCAGTCCAAGCATTACTTCGTGGCTGAA TCCgccaacaccaacgccaCTATCATCGACACGGCCGAAGCACACGACGTGCGGAGCTACATATTCGCGCCGTGTCTTGTATACGGCCAAGGGGCAGGGTTCAGCAACCAGACCTCGATCCAAGATGTTGATATTGTTCGCTGTGCTGTAAAGCTGCGTCGGGTGTATAAGGTTGATACGGATGATCCA ATCTGGCCCGTCTGCCACATCTCGGATACAACGGAGTTGTACCTGCACATCCTTCGGAAGATACTTCTGGGAGAAGGAATCGGTGACGGCAAGCATGGCTTCTTCCTTGCTGCTTCGGGTAGTGTTCCCTGGAACAAAGTCTACTGTGCCATGGCCAAGGCGCTTGCGAAGCGTGGCTTGgttgacgatgaggatgttgtgCAGGCTGATGATCAAGTGTTGGAAAAGATGGGTGAGGCGCTTGGTGTCGCGCCAGATGAGGTTCAAGTGCTTcttggagggag GTGTATGTTTACGGCCGAGCATGGGAGGAGGATTGGCTGGGAGCCAATGTATCCACCTCAACATATACTTGATGTGGCGGACGATGAAGTTGCGCTTATCATGAAGGGACTGGAGCGGGGCAATAAGCGGCCGGATATCAGGTAG
- a CDS encoding FAD-binding oxidoreductase (CAZy:AA7;~COG:C;~EggNog:ENOG410PINF;~InterPro:IPR006094,IPR036318,IPR016166,IPR016167, IPR016169;~PFAM:PF01565;~go_function: GO:0016491 - oxidoreductase activity [Evidence IEA];~go_function: GO:0050660 - flavin adenine dinucleotide binding [Evidence IEA];~go_function: GO:0071949 - FAD binding [Evidence IEA];~go_process: GO:0055114 - oxidation-reduction process [Evidence IEA]) — protein MLEQIPLNGSDAPSTAGNSPLEACVRVTLKLVQRQSLTLLWLQCLNLASTLGPDKISFPNTAAYEASQKSYFAQQNSDLQPSCVVSPHSAEDVSKVITSLITTASALPAHELARCQFAIRSGGHNSFAGVSNIQHGITIDLRALNTIKVQAPSGDNDDKQTVFVGAGATWGDVYAHLDPLGLSVAGGRAAQVGVGGLTLGGGMSHFSPRYGWTCDNMVGVEIVLADGTIAHWDEKTQHPEWLAALRGGGNSNFGIVTGFYLRVFPQGPIYGGSVYCSTDTIDAQLRAFAELADPKTPSHYDENASLIISFGFAGGKGAAVVNNIVYTGEMEKPEKNGEVSQQPPSPPAVYRAFLDIPQLYSTMRVAPVHEISLEQGSLSQNGKRQLSVVTTHDATVPMLKATYDRWNTSVAAVQDVPGIVWSISLEPLPAAIYGRAPTGHNMMGLPSDTEKALVVTLLSATWDNVTDDARVEEAAKTLFAGIEADAHHLNAYHPFVYLNYAAQWQDPIASYGPESVSRLQRISREVDPTGVFQRMVPGGFKIPQ, from the exons ATGTTGGAACAGATTCCCCTCAATGGTAGTGATGCTCCTTCTACAGCCGGCAATTCTCCGCTGGAAGCCTGCGTGCGTGTAACCCTGAAACTCGTGCAAAGACAAAGTCTAACTCTACTATGGCTGCAGTGCCTCAATTTGGCCTCGACTTTAGGGCCTGATAAAATCTCGTTCCCGAACACAGCTGCATATGAAGCGTCCCAAAAGTCGTATTTTGCCCAGCAGAACAGTGATCTGCAGCCCTCCTGCGTGGTGTCCCCGCACTCAGCAGAGGATGTGTCCAAGGTCATCACCAGCCTGATCACCACCGCATCGGCTCTGCCTGCACACGAGCTAGCCAGATGCCAATTTGCCATTCGGTCTGGCGGGCACAACTCCTTCGCGGGAGTGTCGAACATCCAGCACGGCATCACCATCGACCTGCGAGCTCTGAACACCATCAAGGTCCAGGCTCCATCCGGGGACAACGATGATAAACAGACCGTCTTCGTCGGTGCAGGCGCCACATGGGGAGACGTCTATGCCCACCTCGACCCGCTGGGTCTCTCGGTAGCGGGCGGCCGCGCCGCACAGGTCGGGGTGGGTGGACTCACGCTCGGCGGCGGCATGTCGCATTTCTCGCCCCGTTACGGATGGACATGCGATAACATGGTAGGTGTAGAGATAGTCCTGGCAGATGGGACAATTGCGCATTGGGATGAAAAAACCCAACACCCCGAGTGGCTGGCAGCGCTGCGCGGGGGCGGAAACAGTAACTTCGGAATTGTGACAGGCTTTTATCTGCGGGTCTTCCCGCAGGGCCCCATTTATGGCGGATCTGTCTATTGCAGCACAGACACTATCGATGCTCAACTACGTGCATTCGCGGAGCTGGCTGATCCCAAGACACCGAGCCACTATGATGAGAATGCCTCGTTAATCATCAGTTTTGGATTTGCCGGAGGTAAGGGAGCCGCTGTGGTGAACAACATTGTGTATAccggggagatggagaaaccCGAGAAGAACGGAGAAGTTAGCCAGCAGCCACCGTCCCCACCAGCCGTGTACAGGGCTTTCTTGGATATCCCTCAGTTATACAGCACTATGCGTGTAGCCCCGGTACACGAGATATCCCTGGAGCAAGGTTCACTTTCCCAAAATGGAAAACG ACAGCTCAGCGTAGTGACGACCCACGACGCAACCGTGCCCATGTTGAAAGCGACCTATGACCGGTGGAATACCAGTGTAGCAGCTGTGCAGGACGTTCCGGGCATCGTGTGGTCGATATCCCTGGAGCCATTACCCGCCGCCATTTATGGACGGGCGCCCACAGGTCACAACATGATGGGACTGCCGTCTGACACCGAGAAAGCGCTCGTGGTGACTTTGCTGAGCGCCACTTGGGATAATGTGACCGATGATGCCCGCGTCGAGGAAGCCGCTAAGACACTGTTTGCAGGTATTGAGGCTGATGCACATCATTTGAACGCATATCATCCCTTTGTCTATCTGAACTACGCGGCGCAATGGCAAGACCCGATTGCTAGTTATGGACCCGAGAGCGTCTCGCGGTTGCAGCGCATCAGCCGGGAAGTCGATCCCACGGGGGTGTTCCAGAGGATGGTGCCGGGAGGATTCAAGATTCCACAGTGA
- a CDS encoding sialidase family protein (CAZy:GH33;~COG:G;~EggNog:ENOG410PJ4H;~InterPro:IPR036278,IPR011040;~PFAM:PF13088;~antiSMASH:Cluster_6.1): MATIFPSDSSIRSVDKPYFYREAYLPAPTVQSHASNLLRMPNGDLLCAWFGGSLEGKPDISIYLSRLRCGESEWTEASKMTHDHTRSEQNPVLFHTPTGNLWLLYTSQHAGDQDTAIVKYRVSPDSGTTWGGEKVLFHDTGTFIRQPVVVLDDGAWVVPVFKCRVQPGERWLGNDDISCIRVSRDQGRSWTESEIPESAGCVHMEIQRLKDGTYLGMFRSRWADNVYLATSPDGLVWSTPQPTSLPNPNAGICFDVLPSGRVVLVYNHSSKRDALGRRQGLYDDIADGVDERKNQAAAKDGRESFWGSPRAPLCVAWSDDKGNTWKHRILEEGDGYCLTNNSERKLNRELSYPSMICADGTIHIAYTFWRQRIKYVQLKEDFFEGGLTAWLSASMRRMLTRLGYIE, translated from the coding sequence ATGGCTACCATATTCCCTTCGGACAGTTCAATCCGTTCCGTGGACAAACCCTACTTCTACCGCGAGGCATACCTGCCTGCGCCCACGGTACAGAGCCATGCATCTAATCTACTCCGGATGCCGAACGGCGACCTGCTATGTGCCTGGTTTGGCGGAAGTCTAGAAGGAAAACCCGACATCAGCATCTATCTTTCTCGGCTGAGATGCGGGGAGAGTGAGTGGACGGAAGCGTCGAAGATGACCCACGACCACACCCGGAGCGAGCAGAATCCCGTTCTCTTCCACACACCTACCGGAAACTTATGGCTTCTTTACACCTCTCAGCATGCTGGAGACCAGGACACAGCCATTGTCAAGTATCGGGTGTCCCCCGATAGCGGCACCACATGGGGCGGTGAGAAGGTCTTGTTTCACGATACCGGCACCTTCATCCGACAGCCAGTAGTTGTCCTTGATGATGGGGCTTGGGTAGTTCCAGTTTTCAAGTGTCGTGTGCAGCCGGGAGAGCGCTGGCTCGGAAATGATGACATTTCCTGCATCCGCGTGTCGAGGGATCAGGGCCGTTCCTGGACCGAATCGGAGATTCCCGAAAGCGCGGGGTGTGTACATATGGAGATCCAGAGACTGAAGGACGGAACGTATCTGGGCATGTTCCGCAGTCGCTGGGCCGACAACGTCTACCTGGCGACATCGCCAGATGGATTAGTTTGGAGTACCCCACAGCCGACCTCCCTCCCAAACCCGAATGCGGGCATTTGTTTTGATGTGCTGCCTTCCGGTAGGGTAGTGTTAGTTTACAATCATTCTTCCAAGCGTGATGCTctcggaagaagacaaggccTGTATGACGATATTGCTGATGGGGTGgacgaaagaaaaaatcagGCAGCAGCGAAGGACGGCAGGGAGTCGTTTTGGGGGTCACCAAGAGCTCCCTTGTGTGTTGCTTGGAGCGATGATAAGGGAAACACATGGAAGCATCGCATACTagaggaaggggatgggTATTGTTTGACGAACAACAGCGAGAGAAAGCTCAATCGAGAGCTGTCGTATCCCAGCATGATCTGTGCTGACGGGACGATCCACATTGCGTATACATTTTGGCGACAGCGGATCAAGTACGTGCAGCTCAAGGAAGACTTCTTTGAGGGAGGGTTGACTGCATGGTTATCAGCATCTATGAGACGGATGTTGACAAGACTGGGATACATAGAGTAG
- a CDS encoding uncharacterized protein (COG:G;~EggNog:ENOG410PMQG;~InterPro:IPR005829,IPR005828,IPR003663,IPR036259, IPR020846;~PFAM:PF00083,PF07690;~TransMembrane:12 (i21-40o74-92i104-121o127-149i161-180o200-218i291-313o333-351i360-380o400-420i432-449o461-482i);~go_component: GO:0016020 - membrane [Evidence IEA];~go_component: GO:0016021 - integral component of membrane [Evidence IEA];~go_function: GO:0022857 - transmembrane transporter activity [Evidence IEA];~go_process: GO:0055085 - transmembrane transport [Evidence IEA]): MAGGTSIWASQEARTDPRQIFNGRLAYLLITLAWAGWFYGFDTGNIGGILTLPSFEHAFGLDKLTTAELDSRKGTIAAMLAAGGSAGSLCAAPTADFLGRKWSVFLWGFVFVIGGVMQMIANYKVLIAGRFIGGMGVGASSMLSPQFLAENSPKSVRGSATAMYNLMILAGLMVAFWINYGVSLWSFPGVERDNTQWRTAMGIQLIPGVLMCLMIPFVPETPRYLINHAKEEQGLKNLCRLRKLPADHPYIQTEYQEIVAQVRFEQECHQGHSYWVVLQDIIFIKSNARRFFLAVMLFLFHKFTGTDSLNYYAPEIFELIGVNGTSNSLLTTGVYGVVKFVVTIFYVTYLVDRVGRRRPLLVGAVLQATAMLYLALYLRFAGTNTSTIGGTPAGGIVGIVWIYIYAFGWSFGHSVACYIVAAEIFPTRIRSVCMGFCFFVNWIVDYGITRATPDMITNMGWGVFLLYAMLTYSGVVFIYFCLPELKGRSIESIDDLFQRPLWTMWRHAYPTEEEKVRQGIPQLAKGQANDDGDKQSVDHVERV, from the exons ATGGCTGGAGGAACCAGCATCTGGGCTAGCCAGGAAGCCAGAACCGATCCCAGGCAAATCTTCAATGGAAGGTTAGCCTATCTTCTGATCACTCTTGCCTGGGCTGGTTGGTTTTATGGCTTCGATACGGGGAATATCGGAGGCATTCTCACATTACCATCGTTTGAACATGCATTTGGGCTCGACAAGCTGACTACCGCAGAGCTTGATAGCCGCAAG GGGACCATTGCAGCAATGCTCGCAGCTGGCGGATCAGCTGGCTCTCTCTGTGCAGCCCCAACCGCCGATTTCCTAGGTCGCAAGTGGTCTGTTTTTTTATGGGGGTTTGTGTTTGTTATCGGTGGCGTGATGCAAATGATTGCCAACTACAAAGTACTCATTGCTGGTCGCTTCATCGGTGGAATGGGAGTTGGGGCCAGTTCGATGCTATCTCCACAGTTTCTTGCTGAGAATTCACCAAAGTCGGTGAGAGGGTCGGCAACAGCCATGTACAACCTCATGATTCTAGCGGGATTGATGGTCGCCTTCTGGATCAATTACGGTGTTTCTTTGTGGTCATTTCCCGGTGTTGAGCGAGATAACACCCAATGGAGGACGGCAATGGGGATTCAGTTGATTCCTGGGGTCTTGATGTGTCTCATGATACCTTTTGTTCCTGAAACGCCTCGGTATCTGATCAATCATGCAAAGGAAGAGCAGGGGCTGAAGAATCTCTGTCGGCTGAGGAAGCTCCCTGCTGATCATCCGTATATTCAGACGGAATATCAGGAAATAGTTGCTCAGGTCAGGTTCGAGCAAGAATGCCATCAAGGACACAGCTACTGGGTCGTTCTTCAAGACATCATTTTCATCAAGAGCAACGCACGGCGATTTTTTCTTGCCGTTATGTTATTCCTTTTCCACAAGTTTACCGGCACTGATTCCTTGAAT TACTACGCCCCAGAGATATTCGAGCTTATCGGCGTAAACGGAACGTCGAACAGCCTCCTCACTACAGGCGTCTACGGAGTCGTCAAATTCGTCGTTACAATCTTCTACGTCACCTACCTAGTCGATCGCGTCGGTCGGCGTCGACCACTTCTCGTCGGTGCTGTCCTCCAAGCAACCGCCATGCTATACCTTGCCCTCTACCTCCGCTTCGCCGGTACAAACACTAGCACCATTGGTGGGACACCAGCGGGAGGCATTGTTGGAATAGTGTGGATCTATATCTATGCCTTCGGGTGGTCTTTTGGGCATAGTGTGGCCTGCTACATTGTGGCGGCAGAGATATTCCCGACCAGAATC AGATCCGTCTGTATGGGCTTCTGTTTCTTCGTCAACTGGATCGTCGACTACGGTATCACTCGAGCCACACCCGACATGATCACGAATATGGGCTGGGGAGTGTTTCTTTTGTATGCTATGCTGACATACTCCGGAGTGGTGTTCATTTACTTCTGCCTTCCTGAATTGAAAGGAAGGTCGATTGAAAGTATTGACGATTTGTTCCAGAGACCGTTGTGGACCATGTGGAGACATGCATATCCcacggaagaggagaaagtgcGGCAGGGGATCCCGCAGCTAGCTAAGGGCCAAGcgaatgatgatggggataaGCAATCCGTGGATCATGTTGAGCGTGTCTAG
- a CDS encoding uncharacterized protein (antiSMASH:Cluster_6.1), translated as MSLLILPEDMSTQQSPSPAAKSTRHGFHGNEYNPLQGPSADTIGVFVNTAWSSANAREEWYTSFADQATRYLRTPRLYDCLIFKPSHGLRRASLLIWSRHMSLSVIGERLKDLTD; from the coding sequence ATGTCTCTACTCATACTCCCCGAAGATATGTCTACGCAACAATCACCCTCTCCAGCCGCCAAATCTACCCGCCATGGCTTCCATGGAAACGAATATAACCCCCTACAGGGGCCTTCTGCAGATACAATCGGCGTCTTCGTCAATACTGCTTGGTCAAGTGCAAATGCCCGAGAGGAATGGTATACTAGCTTTGCAGACCAAGCCACACGCTATTTGCGAACGCCTAGGTTATATGATTGTTTGATTTTCAAACCGTCGCACGGGCTGCGGCGTGCTTCGTTATTGATCTGGAGCCGCCATATGAGCCTTTCAGTGATTGGAGAGAGACTTAAGGATCTTACAGATTGA
- a CDS encoding SDR family oxidoreductase (COG:Q;~EggNog:ENOG410PJ8G;~InterPro:IPR002347,IPR036291,IPR020904;~PFAM:PF00106,PF13460,PF13561,PF08659;~go_function: GO:0016491 - oxidoreductase activity [Evidence IEA];~go_process: GO:0055114 - oxidation-reduction process [Evidence IEA]), which yields MPNPKTILITGCSAHGIGAALALTLARQGHFVFATARNTSKIPERLSALENVQVLPLDVTDPASIAGAVSSVREHGRGLDILVNNAGTGYTMPLLEADLDRAKAVYEANVWGLLGLIQACSDLLVAAKGRIVNMSSVGAVVNTPWIGIYSSSKAAVTQLSETLRLELSPLGVSVLCIMAGTITTDFHANEPEVVLLPTSRYAAIRQTISDWATGRAGPQGCSADEFANSIAGDVLGSSSANGGLAWKGPNSAAVKFMARWCPGGLLDRMMSNGQGLDELAKATNKS from the exons ATGCCCAACCCCAaaaccatcctcatcaccggctGTTCCGCCCACGGCATCGGCGCAGCCTTAGCCCTCACCCTCGCCCGCCAGGGCCATTTCGTCTTCGCCACAGCCCGCAATACTAGCAAAATACCAGAGCGACTGAGCGCCTTGGAGAACGTTCAGGTCCTGCCCCTGGATGTGACAGACCCTGCCTCCATTGCTGGCGCTGTGAGCTCGGTGAGAGAACATGGTCGGGGGCTGGATATCCTGGTCAACAATGCCGGGACGGGGTACACCATGCCTCTATTGGAGGCGGACCTAGATCGCGCCAAGGCAGTGTACGAAGCTAATGTGTGGGGCTTGCTTGGGCTGATTCAGGCATGCAGTGATCTGCTCGTTGCGGCCAAAGGGAGGATTGTTAATATGAGCAGTGTGGGGGCGGTGGTTAATACGCCTTGGATTG GGATctattcctcctccaaagccgCAGTCACCCAGCTCTCCGAAACGCTTCGTCTCGAACTCTCGCCCTTGGGCGTAAGCGTGCTCTGTATCATGGCGGGTACTATCACCACCGATTTCCATGCAAATGAGCCGGAAGTTGTCTTGCTGCCGACTTCCCGGTATGCAGCTATTCGACAAACCATCTCCGATTGGGCGACTGGACGTGCTGGCCCCCAAGGCTGTTCGGCGGATGAGTTCGCTAATTCTATTGCTGGCGATGTGCTGGGAAGTAGTAGTGCTAATGGGGGTTTGGCGTGGAAAGGTCCCAATAGTGCCGCTGTCAAGTTCATGGCGAGGTGGTGCCCGGGGGGTCTGTTG GATCGCATGATGAGTAATGGACAGGGGTTAGATGAGTTGGCGAAGGCTACGAACAAGAGCTGA